From Oryza sativa Japonica Group chromosome 4, ASM3414082v1, one genomic window encodes:
- the LOC107276730 gene encoding putative CBL-interacting protein kinase 27 has product MKTGQTARVGNRAGELRRRRRAWSAPPLDWRATGPREGRSGEVRQPAQWRKLIKMLLDPNPGTRIAVPSLLETLWFRKTAPVPRPIIADPAPAPVDTRGNAGDDKDEPPEVLNAFHLISLSEGFDLSPLFEHDSATSPGRATARAGGTRFTAREAASGVVARLEALATGGATPTRAECSSPWRPMSLAWRRCCSCLVVDVKKDGSDAMDYRSLCSEELRPALKDIVW; this is encoded by the exons ATGAAAACCGG GCAAACGGCGCGGGTAGGCAACAGAgcaggcgagctccggcggcggcggcgggcatggTCAGCGCCGCCCCTCGACTGGAGAGCCACCGGTCCGCGTGAAGGCAGGTCCGGGGAGGTCCGGCAGCCGGCGCAATGGCGGAAGCTCATCAAGATGCTGCTCGACCCCAACCCGGGCACCCGCATCGCCGTCCCTAGCCTCCTCGAGACGCTGTGGTTCCGGAAGACGGCGCCCGTCCCGCGCCCCATCATCGCCGaccccgcgccggcgccggtggacaCGCGTGGCAATGCCGGCGATGACAAGGACGAACCGCCCGAGGTGCTGAACGCCTTCCACCTGATCTCCCTGTCCGAGGGCTTCGACCTGTCGCCGCTGTTCGAGCATGACTCCGCCACGTCGCCGGGGCGGGccacggcgcgcgcgggcggcacgCGGTTcacggcgcgggaggcggcaaGCGGCGTGGTCGCGCGGCTGGAGGCGCTCGCGACGGGCGGCGCCACGCCCACGCGCGCGGAGTGCAGCTCGCCGTGGCGGCCGATGTCTTTAGCGTGGCGTCGTTGTTGCTCGTGCCTCGTGGTGGACGTCAAGAAGGATGGCAGCGACGCCATGGATTACCGGTCGTTATGCAGTGAGGAGCTCCGGCCGGCGCTCAAGGACATCGTCTGGTAG